From the genome of Pseudomonas sp. Teo4, one region includes:
- a CDS encoding YkgJ family cysteine cluster protein — MNCREGCGACCIAPSISSAMPRMPKGKPAGERCLHLTVENLCDLFGKPERPAVCGGFKADIEVCGDNRDEAIRILGWLEQMTAA, encoded by the coding sequence ATGAATTGCCGTGAGGGTTGCGGTGCTTGCTGCATTGCCCCATCCATCAGCTCGGCGATGCCGCGCATGCCCAAGGGCAAGCCGGCGGGCGAGCGCTGTCTGCACCTGACCGTGGAAAACCTCTGTGACCTCTTCGGCAAGCCCGAGCGCCCGGCGGTGTGTGGTGGTTTCAAGGCGGATATCGAGGTGTGTGGCGACAATCGCGACGAGGCAATCAGGATTCTGGGTTGGCTGGAGCAGATGACGGCGGCGTGA
- a CDS encoding DUF4398 domain-containing protein, which produces MRTQPLILALAMLGLAGCANDPAPNEQMRLSEQALEQAKAVGATEQVPEFKMAEDKLARAKTNMLTEDYRDARMRAEQSELDARLAEARVLNQKSDEQLDVLQSRVKRLRKQLEVQP; this is translated from the coding sequence GTGAGAACCCAACCACTGATCCTTGCCTTGGCCATGCTAGGCTTGGCCGGCTGCGCCAACGATCCGGCGCCCAACGAGCAGATGCGCCTGTCCGAGCAGGCGCTGGAACAGGCCAAGGCCGTTGGCGCTACCGAACAGGTGCCAGAGTTCAAGATGGCCGAAGACAAGTTGGCTCGCGCCAAGACCAACATGCTCACCGAAGACTATCGCGATGCGCGCATGCGCGCCGAACAGTCTGAGCTGGATGCGCGTTTGGCTGAAGCACGGGTGCTGAACCAGAAAAGCGATGAACAGCTCGACGTATTGCAGTCGCGCGTCAAGCGCCTGCGCAAGCAGTTGGAGGTGCAGCCATGA
- a CDS encoding succinate dehydrogenase iron-sulfur subunit gives MLKVEVYRYNPDTDSAPKMESFDVDTGGKDLMVLDVLALIKEKDEGFSYRRSCREGVCGSDGMNMNGKNGLACITPLSGVVKGNKLVLRPLPGLPVIRDLVVDMSIFYKQYEKVKPFLQNDTPAPAIERLQSPEDRDKLDGLYECILCACCSTSCPSFWWNPDKFLGPAALLQAYRFLADSRDTKTQERLASLDDPFSVFRCRGIMNCVNVCPKGLNPTKAIGHVRNMLLQSGT, from the coding sequence ATGTTGAAAGTCGAAGTTTATCGTTACAACCCGGACACCGACTCGGCGCCCAAGATGGAGTCGTTCGACGTCGATACCGGCGGCAAGGACCTGATGGTGCTGGACGTACTGGCACTGATCAAGGAAAAGGACGAGGGTTTCTCGTACCGTCGCTCGTGCCGTGAAGGTGTTTGCGGTTCCGATGGCATGAACATGAACGGCAAGAACGGCCTGGCCTGCATCACTCCGCTGTCGGGCGTGGTCAAGGGCAACAAGCTGGTTCTGCGTCCGCTGCCAGGTTTGCCGGTAATTCGTGACCTGGTCGTCGATATGAGCATCTTCTACAAGCAGTACGAGAAGGTGAAGCCGTTCCTGCAGAACGATACTCCGGCTCCGGCCATCGAGCGTCTGCAGTCGCCGGAAGATCGCGACAAGCTGGACGGTCTGTACGAGTGCATCCTGTGCGCTTGCTGCTCGACCTCCTGCCCATCGTTCTGGTGGAACCCGGACAAGTTCCTGGGCCCCGCCGCTCTGCTGCAGGCCTATCGCTTCCTGGCCGACAGCCGTGACACCAAAACCCAGGAGCGCCTGGCGTCCCTGGATGACCCGTTCAGCGTATTCCGCTGCCGCGGGATCATGAACTGCGTAAACGTTTGCCCGAAGGGTCTGAACCCGACCAAGGCAATCGGTCACGTACGTAACATGCTGCTGCAAAGCGGCACCTGA
- a CDS encoding OmpA family protein codes for MMRLKPVAVLAMLALSAGLQGCASHRSEVALDEASSAFQKVKDDSDVLRSAPRDVIRAGESLARAERLSSYIGTGADVRHYAYLSQRYSEIAREHTKLALNQERIAKLDLERQRLQLALREAKLASVQQQGKWVEAQIAAMASEQADRGLVMTLGDVLFDTGRADLKNSASRTVLKLVQFLQLNPRRVVRIEGYTDSTGAPEDNLKLSRDRAQAVADMLVDLGIDEKRLEVLGYGDQYPIEANASERGRAQNRRVEIVFSDDKGKLTPAR; via the coding sequence ATGATGCGCCTCAAGCCCGTAGCCGTCCTGGCAATGCTGGCGTTGTCGGCCGGCTTGCAAGGTTGTGCCAGCCATCGCAGTGAAGTTGCCTTGGATGAAGCCAGTTCCGCCTTCCAGAAGGTCAAGGATGACTCCGATGTGCTGCGCAGTGCGCCGCGTGACGTGATCCGTGCCGGTGAGTCGCTGGCGCGTGCCGAGCGCTTGTCCAGCTATATAGGCACCGGTGCCGATGTGCGTCACTACGCTTACTTGAGTCAGCGATATAGCGAGATCGCCCGCGAGCATACCAAGCTTGCGCTGAACCAGGAGCGCATCGCCAAGCTCGACCTGGAGCGTCAGCGCCTTCAGCTGGCCCTGCGCGAAGCCAAGTTGGCCAGTGTTCAGCAGCAAGGCAAGTGGGTCGAAGCACAGATTGCCGCGATGGCTTCCGAGCAAGCTGACCGTGGTCTGGTGATGACCTTGGGCGATGTGCTGTTCGATACCGGCCGTGCCGACCTGAAGAACTCCGCCAGCCGCACCGTGCTCAAGCTGGTGCAGTTCCTCCAGCTCAACCCGCGCCGCGTGGTGCGTATCGAAGGTTACACCGACAGCACCGGTGCTCCGGAAGACAACCTCAAACTGTCCCGCGACCGTGCCCAGGCCGTGGCCGACATGTTGGTAGACCTGGGAATCGACGAGAAACGCCTCGAAGTGCTGGGCTATGGTGACCAGTACCCGATCGAAGCCAATGCCTCGGAGCGGGGCAGGGCACAGAATCGCCGGGTCGAGATCGTGTTCTCCGATGACAAGGGCAAACTGACGCCGGCACGGTGA
- a CDS encoding electron transfer flavoprotein subunit alpha/FixB family protein: MTILVVAEYENGAVAPATLNTVAAAAKIGGDVHVLVAGANVGGVAESAAKIAGVAKVLVADNAAYAHVLPENVAPLIVELASGYSHVLAPATTNGKNILPRVAALLDVDQISEIISVESADTFKRPIYAGNAIATVQSSAAVKVITVRTTGFDAVAAEGGSAAVEAIAAAHNAGISAFVGEELAKSDRPELTAAKIVVSGGRGMGNGDNFKHLYSLADKLGAAVGASRAAVDAGFVPNDMQVGQTGKIVAPQLYIAVGISGAIQHLAGMKDSKVIVAINKDEEAPIFQVADYGLVADLFEAVPELEKLV; the protein is encoded by the coding sequence ATGACTATCCTGGTTGTCGCTGAATACGAAAACGGTGCCGTAGCCCCGGCCACCCTGAACACTGTCGCCGCTGCCGCCAAGATCGGTGGTGATGTGCACGTGCTGGTCGCAGGCGCAAACGTCGGTGGCGTCGCCGAATCCGCCGCCAAGATCGCTGGCGTGGCCAAGGTGCTGGTTGCTGATAATGCGGCCTACGCCCATGTGCTGCCGGAAAACGTTGCGCCGCTGATCGTCGAGCTGGCCAGTGGTTACAGCCACGTATTGGCCCCGGCCACCACCAACGGCAAGAACATCCTGCCGCGCGTTGCCGCACTGCTGGACGTCGACCAGATCTCCGAGATCATCTCGGTGGAATCGGCCGACACCTTCAAGCGCCCGATCTACGCCGGTAACGCCATTGCCACCGTGCAATCGAGCGCTGCGGTCAAGGTCATCACCGTGCGTACCACTGGCTTCGACGCCGTGGCTGCCGAAGGTGGTTCGGCTGCCGTCGAAGCGATCGCTGCTGCCCACAACGCCGGTATCTCGGCCTTCGTTGGCGAAGAGCTGGCCAAGTCCGACCGCCCAGAGCTGACCGCTGCCAAGATCGTCGTTTCCGGCGGCCGCGGCATGGGCAACGGTGACAACTTCAAGCACCTGTACAGCCTGGCCGACAAGCTCGGCGCTGCCGTCGGTGCCTCGCGCGCTGCGGTCGACGCAGGCTTCGTGCCGAACGACATGCAGGTCGGTCAGACCGGCAAGATCGTCGCGCCTCAGCTGTACATCGCCGTCGGTATCTCCGGCGCGATCCAGCACCTGGCCGGCATGAAGGACTCCAAGGTGATCGTCGCGATCAACAAGGACGAAGAAGCGCCGATCTTCCAGGTGGCCGACTACGGCCTGGTCGCTGACCTGTTCGAAGCAGTGCCAGAGCTGGAAAAGCTGGTCTGA
- the sdhD gene encoding succinate dehydrogenase, hydrophobic membrane anchor protein — MVTNVTNLSRSGLYDWMAQRVSAVVLAAYFLFLIGYVVVHPGMDYAQWHGLFSNNAMRIFSLLALVALGAHAWVGMWTIATDYLTPMSFGKSATAIRFLFQAVCGVAMFAYFVWGVQILWGI; from the coding sequence ATGGTAACCAATGTCACGAACCTGTCGCGTTCGGGCCTCTATGACTGGATGGCGCAGCGCGTCTCGGCGGTCGTTCTCGCGGCTTACTTCCTGTTCCTGATCGGATACGTCGTTGTTCACCCGGGCATGGACTATGCCCAGTGGCACGGTCTGTTCTCCAACAACGCGATGCGGATCTTCAGTCTGCTGGCCCTCGTTGCCCTGGGCGCTCACGCCTGGGTCGGCATGTGGACCATCGCCACCGACTACCTGACGCCGATGTCGTTCGGCAAGTCGGCGACTGCGATTCGTTTCCTGTTCCAGGCGGTATGCGGCGTAGCGATGTTCGCTTACTTCGTCTGGGGTGTGCAGATTCTCTGGGGTATCTGA
- the sdhA gene encoding succinate dehydrogenase flavoprotein subunit, translating into MASIPTISFDAIIIGGGGAGMRAALQLAQGGHKTAVVTKVFPTRSHTVSAQGGITCAIASADPNDDWRWHMYDTVKGSDYIGDQDAIEYMCQEGPAAVFELDHMGLPFSRTETGRIYQRPFGGQSKDFGKGGQAARTCAASDRTGHALLHTLYQGNLKAGTTFLNEYYAVDLVKNQEGAFVGVIAICIETGETMYIKSKATVLATGGAGRIYASTTNALINTGDGIGMALRAGVPVQDIEMWQFHPTGIAGAGVLVTEGCRGEGGYLINAHGERFMERYAPNAKDLAGRDVVARSMVKEIIAGNGVGPNKDHVLLKLDHLGEEVLHSRLPGICELSKTFAHVDPVVAPVPVVPTCHYMMGGVATNIHGQAITMDEEGKDHIIPGLFAVGEVACVSVHGANRLGGNSLLDLVVFGRAAGLHLEKALSDGIEHLDASDTDIDVALSRLNKLNERSTGEDVASLKRELQSCMQNYFGVFRTGEYMLKGIEQLAGLRERIANVKINDKSQAFNTARIEALELQNLLEVAEATAIAAEARKESRGAHAREDFEDRDDENWLCHTLYYPGEKRVAKRGVNFAPKTVPAFEPKVRTY; encoded by the coding sequence ATGGCTAGCATTCCAACTATTTCCTTCGACGCCATCATTATCGGTGGCGGCGGTGCCGGCATGCGCGCAGCGCTGCAGCTGGCTCAAGGCGGTCACAAGACTGCCGTGGTCACCAAGGTGTTCCCGACTCGTTCGCACACCGTTTCCGCCCAGGGCGGCATCACCTGTGCCATCGCTTCGGCCGACCCGAACGACGACTGGCGCTGGCACATGTACGATACCGTCAAAGGTTCCGACTATATCGGTGACCAGGACGCTATCGAATACATGTGTCAGGAAGGCCCGGCTGCGGTCTTCGAGCTGGACCACATGGGTCTGCCGTTCTCGCGTACCGAAACTGGCCGTATCTACCAGCGTCCGTTCGGTGGTCAGTCCAAGGACTTCGGTAAAGGTGGCCAGGCTGCCCGTACCTGCGCAGCGTCCGACCGTACCGGTCACGCCCTGCTGCACACCCTGTACCAGGGCAACCTGAAGGCAGGCACTACCTTCCTCAACGAGTACTACGCTGTTGACCTGGTGAAGAACCAGGAAGGCGCGTTCGTCGGTGTGATCGCTATCTGCATCGAAACCGGCGAAACCATGTACATCAAGTCCAAGGCCACCGTTCTGGCCACTGGCGGTGCCGGTCGTATCTACGCCTCCACCACCAACGCCCTGATCAATACCGGTGACGGTATCGGCATGGCCCTGCGTGCCGGCGTGCCGGTGCAGGACATCGAGATGTGGCAGTTCCACCCGACCGGCATCGCCGGCGCCGGTGTACTGGTTACCGAAGGCTGTCGCGGTGAGGGTGGCTACCTGATCAACGCCCACGGCGAGCGCTTCATGGAGCGTTACGCGCCGAACGCGAAAGACCTGGCCGGCCGCGACGTGGTTGCCCGTTCCATGGTCAAAGAGATCATCGCCGGCAACGGCGTGGGCCCGAACAAGGACCACGTACTGCTGAAGCTGGACCACCTGGGCGAGGAAGTGCTGCACAGCCGCCTGCCAGGTATCTGCGAACTGTCCAAGACCTTCGCCCACGTCGACCCAGTGGTCGCGCCGGTTCCGGTCGTTCCGACCTGCCACTACATGATGGGCGGCGTTGCCACCAACATTCATGGCCAGGCCATCACCATGGACGAAGAAGGCAAGGATCACATCATTCCTGGCCTGTTCGCCGTAGGTGAAGTGGCGTGCGTATCGGTTCACGGTGCAAACCGCCTGGGCGGCAACTCGCTGCTCGACCTGGTGGTATTCGGCCGTGCTGCCGGCCTGCACCTGGAGAAGGCACTGAGCGACGGCATCGAGCACCTCGACGCCAGCGACACCGATATCGATGTTGCCCTGAGCCGCCTGAACAAGCTCAACGAGCGCTCCACTGGCGAAGACGTTGCCAGCCTCAAGCGCGAGCTGCAGAGCTGCATGCAGAACTACTTCGGTGTATTCCGTACTGGCGAATACATGCTCAAGGGTATCGAGCAGTTGGCTGGCCTGCGTGAGCGCATCGCCAACGTGAAGATCAACGACAAGTCCCAGGCCTTCAACACCGCGCGTATCGAAGCGCTGGAGCTGCAGAACCTGCTGGAAGTTGCCGAAGCTACCGCCATTGCGGCCGAAGCCCGTAAAGAGTCCCGCGGCGCTCACGCCCGTGAAGACTTCGAAGACCGTGACGACGAAAACTGGCTGTGCCACACCCTGTATTACCCGGGTGAGAAGCGCGTTGCCAAGCGTGGCGTCAACTTTGCGCCGAAGACTGTTCCAGCCTTCGAACCAAAAGTCCGGACTTACTAA
- a CDS encoding PLP-dependent aminotransferase family protein produces the protein MTNLLLYQRIAQQLADDIRRGVYQPGERVPSVRKMSAQLNVSHATVLQAYANLEDQGLIRARPQSGYYVHQTPALTAQTPDIARVERPGLVTRASIIQQVLTEARRDGVFPFGAAVPHVDYLPVRALHQQIAKVTRFHSPRAFSYMFSPGFEPLRRQIAIRMRDAGVLVDPREIIVTHGCVDALQMSLRVLTRPGDLIAAESPTYYGLLQLADLLGLKVIEIPSDPSTGISLEALQLAANQWSIKALVLTTRLSNPLGGTVPEERQKQLLRLASDFDIQIVEDDIYGELMFEQGRTKALKAFDRLDRVIYCSSFSKTLSPGVRVGWMVAGRYQDEIQRLQTFTTHSACSVTQMGVAAYLENGGYDRHLRYIRQEYRKNLSAYQLAVQQHFPEGTQMTRPTGGFILWVSLPGRVNTQELHVRALEQGISIAPGLIFSNTEQFNHCIRLNCAIPWNKEAERAVITLGLLAQQLCRESTSALL, from the coding sequence ATGACCAACCTGCTGCTGTACCAGCGTATCGCCCAGCAACTGGCCGATGACATCCGGCGTGGTGTCTACCAGCCAGGTGAGCGCGTACCGTCCGTGCGCAAGATGAGCGCCCAGCTCAATGTCAGCCATGCCACGGTGCTGCAGGCTTATGCCAATCTCGAAGATCAGGGGCTGATTCGCGCCAGGCCTCAGTCGGGCTACTACGTTCACCAGACCCCCGCCCTGACCGCGCAAACACCAGACATAGCTCGGGTCGAGCGCCCGGGGCTGGTCACCCGTGCCAGCATCATCCAGCAGGTGCTGACCGAGGCGCGCCGTGATGGCGTGTTCCCCTTCGGTGCGGCGGTGCCGCATGTCGACTACTTGCCGGTTCGGGCCTTGCATCAGCAGATCGCCAAGGTCACTCGCTTCCACAGTCCTCGGGCGTTCAGTTACATGTTCAGCCCAGGTTTCGAACCGCTGCGTCGGCAGATCGCCATTCGCATGCGCGATGCTGGCGTGCTGGTCGACCCGCGCGAAATCATCGTCACCCATGGCTGCGTGGATGCGTTGCAGATGTCGCTGCGGGTGCTGACGCGTCCCGGTGACCTGATCGCCGCTGAATCGCCGACCTATTACGGCTTGTTGCAGTTGGCGGATCTGCTGGGGTTGAAGGTCATCGAAATTCCCAGTGATCCATCGACGGGCATCAGCCTCGAGGCACTTCAGCTGGCGGCCAACCAATGGTCGATCAAGGCGTTGGTGTTGACCACGCGTCTGAGCAATCCGCTGGGTGGCACCGTGCCGGAAGAGCGGCAGAAGCAGCTTCTGCGTCTGGCGTCGGATTTCGATATCCAGATCGTCGAAGACGATATCTATGGCGAGCTCATGTTCGAGCAGGGGCGGACCAAGGCGCTCAAGGCGTTTGATCGGCTCGACCGGGTGATCTACTGCTCGAGCTTCTCCAAGACCTTGTCGCCGGGCGTGCGGGTTGGCTGGATGGTGGCGGGGCGTTATCAGGACGAAATCCAGCGCCTGCAAACCTTCACCACGCACTCGGCTTGCAGCGTGACTCAGATGGGGGTGGCGGCCTACCTGGAAAATGGCGGTTATGATCGGCATTTGCGCTACATCCGCCAGGAGTATCGCAAGAACCTTAGTGCATACCAGTTGGCGGTGCAGCAGCACTTCCCTGAAGGCACTCAGATGACCCGGCCGACAGGTGGGTTCATTCTCTGGGTGAGCCTGCCGGGGCGGGTCAATACCCAGGAGCTGCATGTGCGCGCGCTCGAGCAGGGAATCAGTATCGCGCCTGGCCTGATCTTCAGTAATACCGAGCAGTTCAACCACTGTATCCGTCTCAACTGCGCAATTCCCTGGAACAAGGAGGCGGAGCGGGCGGTTATCACGCTTGGTCTGTTGGCTCAGCAATTGTGCCGCGAGTCGACGAGCGCACTTTTGTAG
- a CDS encoding substrate-binding periplasmic protein has protein sequence MRLRGAHALLACMVAMLSPMTMAAGKCERLVATGSPDAPPYSWQDPKDPKHLIGTNVDLLRQVASELGVKVEVLYAGRRDQALDEVRSGRMDLLLDTPMQVGQLTALDYIHPPLQLNEYLVWTRHDANLVFDGPADLAQYQGSLSERARLTPAFEAFAKAQLKLVPAQNLTQAFQKLVLGQVDYVLAGRYSGMAMTQSLGMSNDLIARGLPVDRPGLYLAVSHNSACNDAWLRGQLAKKLTELPISGASEAVLQRNVERWKAQMQAPLDTPKQ, from the coding sequence ATGAGGCTTCGCGGAGCGCACGCGCTACTGGCATGCATGGTGGCGATGCTGTCGCCAATGACGATGGCGGCTGGCAAATGCGAGCGCCTGGTGGCAACCGGCAGTCCAGATGCACCGCCGTACTCCTGGCAAGACCCGAAAGATCCTAAGCACCTGATCGGCACCAATGTCGACTTGCTGCGCCAAGTCGCCAGCGAGCTCGGCGTGAAAGTCGAGGTGCTGTACGCCGGCAGGCGCGACCAGGCCCTGGATGAGGTGCGCAGTGGCCGGATGGACCTGTTGCTCGACACGCCGATGCAGGTCGGCCAATTGACGGCGCTGGACTACATCCACCCACCTTTGCAGCTCAACGAGTACCTGGTCTGGACCCGTCACGATGCCAACCTGGTGTTCGATGGCCCGGCGGACCTGGCGCAGTATCAGGGCAGCCTGTCGGAGCGGGCGCGGCTCACGCCAGCCTTCGAAGCCTTCGCCAAGGCGCAACTCAAGCTGGTGCCTGCGCAGAACCTGACCCAGGCATTCCAGAAACTGGTGCTTGGGCAGGTGGACTATGTGCTGGCTGGCCGCTATTCCGGAATGGCCATGACCCAGAGCCTGGGCATGAGCAATGACCTCATCGCCCGTGGCCTGCCGGTGGATCGCCCGGGGTTGTACCTGGCCGTATCGCACAACTCCGCCTGCAATGACGCTTGGTTGCGTGGGCAACTGGCGAAAAAACTGACAGAATTGCCGATCTCCGGTGCGTCCGAGGCCGTGCTGCAGCGCAATGTCGAGCGCTGGAAAGCACAGATGCAGGCGCCGCTGGATACCCCTAAACAGTAG
- a CDS encoding START domain-containing protein, translating to MRSFKRIALLCGMGVLLAPAAWAENWQVAKDEEGIKVSLSEVAGSKYKAYQGVTVIKAPLAKVQALQEDVVGACAWIHECKSQKLLKQEGDQSWTYTQFNTPWPVTPRDSVLHITTVKGADGSLTRNLVEEPTYVPEEKGFVRVAKVEGFWKLVPKGDSTEVTYQVHTEPGGSVPAMVANKFVVDAPFNTLKGLRERAEKN from the coding sequence ATGAGATCGTTCAAGCGTATTGCACTGCTGTGTGGCATGGGTGTTCTGCTGGCGCCGGCCGCCTGGGCGGAAAACTGGCAGGTGGCCAAGGACGAGGAGGGGATCAAGGTTTCCCTCAGTGAAGTAGCCGGTTCCAAGTACAAGGCCTATCAAGGCGTGACCGTGATCAAGGCGCCGCTGGCCAAGGTGCAGGCGTTGCAGGAAGACGTGGTCGGCGCCTGTGCATGGATTCATGAGTGCAAGTCGCAAAAGCTGCTCAAGCAGGAAGGTGATCAGAGCTGGACCTACACCCAGTTCAACACGCCGTGGCCGGTGACGCCGCGTGATTCGGTGCTGCATATCACCACGGTCAAGGGGGCTGATGGCAGCTTGACCCGTAATCTGGTCGAAGAGCCGACCTATGTCCCGGAAGAGAAGGGCTTTGTGCGGGTGGCGAAAGTGGAAGGCTTCTGGAAGCTGGTGCCCAAGGGTGACAGCACCGAAGTGACTTACCAGGTGCACACCGAGCCAGGTGGCAGCGTACCTGCGATGGTGGCCAACAAGTTTGTAGTGGATGCGCCGTTCAATACCCTGAAAGGGCTGCGGGAGCGGGCTGAGAAAAATTGA
- the gltA gene encoding citrate synthase, producing the protein MADKKAQLVIEGAAPVELPILTGTVGPDVIDVRGLGATGHFTFDPGFMATASCESKITYIDGDKGVLLHRGYPIEQLAEQSDYLETCYLLLNGELPNAEQKAQFVSTVKNHTMVHEQLKSFFNGFRRDAHPMAVMCGVVGALSAFYHDSLDINNPQHREISAVRLVAKMPTLAAMVYKYSMGQPMMYPRNDLSYAENFLHMMFNTPCEIKPISPVLAKAMDRIFILHADHEQNASTSTVRLAGSSGANPFACIAAGIAALWGPAHGGANEAVLTMLDEIGDVSNIDKYIAKAKDKNDPFKLMGFGHRVYKNRDPRATVMKKTCDEVLSELGIKNDPQLELAMRLEEIALTDPYFIERSLYPNVDFYSGIILKAIGIPTSMFTVIFALARTVGWISHWKEMLSSPYKIGRPRQLYTGHEQRDIVKLQDRK; encoded by the coding sequence ATGGCTGACAAAAAAGCGCAGTTGGTCATCGAGGGCGCTGCCCCCGTCGAGCTGCCCATTTTAACCGGCACCGTTGGTCCTGATGTAATCGACGTCCGCGGGTTGGGGGCCACTGGTCACTTCACCTTCGACCCTGGTTTCATGGCGACCGCCTCGTGCGAGTCGAAGATCACCTACATCGATGGCGACAAGGGCGTGCTGCTGCACCGCGGCTACCCGATCGAACAGCTCGCCGAACAGTCCGACTACCTGGAAACCTGCTACCTGCTGCTCAACGGCGAACTGCCGAATGCCGAGCAGAAGGCCCAGTTCGTCAGCACCGTCAAGAACCACACCATGGTTCACGAGCAGCTGAAGTCCTTCTTCAACGGCTTCCGCCGCGACGCTCACCCGATGGCGGTAATGTGCGGTGTGGTTGGCGCCCTGTCGGCGTTCTATCACGACTCGCTGGACATCAATAACCCGCAACACCGCGAAATTTCCGCGGTGCGCCTGGTCGCCAAGATGCCGACCCTGGCAGCAATGGTTTACAAGTACTCCATGGGCCAGCCCATGATGTACCCGCGCAACGACCTGTCGTACGCGGAAAACTTCCTGCACATGATGTTCAACACCCCGTGCGAGATCAAACCGATCAGCCCGGTGCTGGCCAAGGCAATGGACCGGATCTTCATCCTCCATGCCGACCATGAGCAGAACGCTTCCACTTCCACCGTGCGTCTGGCCGGCTCCTCGGGCGCCAACCCGTTCGCCTGTATCGCAGCCGGTATCGCTGCACTGTGGGGCCCTGCCCACGGCGGCGCCAACGAAGCTGTACTGACCATGCTCGATGAAATTGGCGATGTCTCGAACATCGACAAGTACATCGCCAAGGCCAAGGACAAGAACGATCCGTTCAAACTCATGGGCTTCGGTCACCGCGTTTACAAAAACCGCGACCCGCGCGCCACCGTGATGAAGAAGACCTGCGACGAAGTTCTGAGCGAGCTGGGCATCAAGAACGACCCGCAGCTGGAACTGGCCATGCGCCTGGAAGAGATCGCCCTCACCGATCCTTACTTCATCGAGCGCTCGCTGTACCCGAACGTCGACTTCTACTCGGGCATCATCCTGAAAGCGATCGGCATTCCGACCAGCATGTTCACCGTGATCTTCGCCCTGGCGCGTACCGTTGGCTGGATCTCGCACTGGAAAGAAATGCTCTCCAGCCCGTACAAGATTGGCCGTCCGCGCCAGCTGTACACCGGCCACGAGCAGCGCGACATCGTGAAACTGCAAGACCGCAAGTAA
- the sdhC gene encoding succinate dehydrogenase, cytochrome b556 subunit, with amino-acid sequence MKKAVKSQRPVNLDLRTIKLPITAYTSILHRISGVILFLGLAIMLYALGKSLGSEEGFGEVKACLTSPLAKLVTWALLSALLYHLVAGVRHLIMDMGIGETLEGGKLGSKIVIVISVVVIVLVGVWVW; translated from the coding sequence GTGAAAAAAGCCGTGAAAAGCCAACGACCTGTAAACCTAGACCTAAGGACCATCAAGCTCCCAATCACCGCGTACACGTCCATTCTGCACCGTATCTCCGGCGTCATCCTGTTCCTCGGCCTTGCCATCATGCTGTACGCATTGGGCAAATCGCTGGGTTCCGAGGAAGGCTTCGGCGAGGTGAAGGCGTGTCTGACCAGCCCGCTGGCCAAACTGGTGACCTGGGCCCTGCTGTCCGCCCTGCTGTATCACCTGGTGGCAGGCGTACGCCACCTGATCATGGACATGGGCATCGGTGAGACGCTGGAAGGCGGCAAACTGGGCTCGAAAATCGTGATTGTCATCTCCGTGGTGGTGATCGTTCTGGTGGGAGTTTGGGTATGGTAA